Proteins co-encoded in one Pararge aegeria chromosome 19, ilParAegt1.1, whole genome shotgun sequence genomic window:
- the LOC120632082 gene encoding single-strand selective monofunctional uracil DNA glycosylase isoform X1: MKFGSINCIKEEITMNVEVVSSFFSPDIPSLIKKESNDLYIEFLEITDELNEALLEFKLPPAVKCVYNPSIYARYTFEMYVRKYCNTKKKIMFFGMNPGPWGMSQTGVPFGEISSVRDWLGIDGPVNRPPQEIRERPVDGFNCKRTEVSGKRFWGLFKTLCGTPDKFFETSFVYNYINQQWMKSNGCNLTPGDFKVSEMEPLYNICDPIFVKMLKLYEVEIIVAIGKFCETRARKAIKKYLLSNSIKILYLSHPSPRSVNNNNWEEKALGELKRHDLIKYFN, translated from the exons ATGAAATTTGGAAGT ataaattgcataaaagaagaaataacaatGAACGTCGAAGTAGTCTCGTCGTTTTTCTCTCCCGATATACCCAGTTTGATCAAAAAAGAATCAAATGATTTGTATATAGAATTTCTTGAAATAACCGACGAACTAAATGAGGCTCTCCTTGAATTCAAATTACCGCCAGCAGTGAAATGTGTGTACAATCCGTCTATTTATGCGAGATATACTTTCGAAATGTATGTGAGAAAATATTGTAATACAAAGAAAAAGATAATGTTTTTCGGCATGAATCCCGGACCCTGGGGTATGTCACAGACTGGG GTACCCTTTGGTGAAATCAGTTCAGTAAGAGATTGGCTAGGTATAGACGGTCCAGTCAATAGACCCCCACAAGAGATAAGAGAACGCCCTGTAGATGGTTTTAATTGTAAAAGGACAGAG GTGAGCGGTAAACGATTTTGGGGATTATTTAAAACACTATGTGGAACACCagataaattttttgaaacaaGTTTTGTATACAATTACATTAACCAACAATGGATGAAGAGTAACGGTTGTAATCTTACCCCTGGTGATTTTAAG GTATCAGAAATGGAACCTTTGTATAACATTTGTGATCCCATTTTTgtgaaaatgttaaaattgtaTGAAGTGGAAATTATAGTTGCAATAGGCAAGTTCTGTGAGACCAGAGCCCGGAAAGCAATCAAGAAATATTTGCTTTCAAATTCAATCAAG ATACTTTACTTATCGCATCCAAGTCCTAGGagtgtaaataataacaattgggAAGAAAAAGCCTTGGGAGAATTAAAAAGACatgatttaataaagtattttaattaa
- the LOC120632082 gene encoding single-strand selective monofunctional uracil DNA glycosylase isoform X2: MNVEVVSSFFSPDIPSLIKKESNDLYIEFLEITDELNEALLEFKLPPAVKCVYNPSIYARYTFEMYVRKYCNTKKKIMFFGMNPGPWGMSQTGVPFGEISSVRDWLGIDGPVNRPPQEIRERPVDGFNCKRTEVSGKRFWGLFKTLCGTPDKFFETSFVYNYINQQWMKSNGCNLTPGDFKVSEMEPLYNICDPIFVKMLKLYEVEIIVAIGKFCETRARKAIKKYLLSNSIKILYLSHPSPRSVNNNNWEEKALGELKRHDLIKYFN, from the exons atGAACGTCGAAGTAGTCTCGTCGTTTTTCTCTCCCGATATACCCAGTTTGATCAAAAAAGAATCAAATGATTTGTATATAGAATTTCTTGAAATAACCGACGAACTAAATGAGGCTCTCCTTGAATTCAAATTACCGCCAGCAGTGAAATGTGTGTACAATCCGTCTATTTATGCGAGATATACTTTCGAAATGTATGTGAGAAAATATTGTAATACAAAGAAAAAGATAATGTTTTTCGGCATGAATCCCGGACCCTGGGGTATGTCACAGACTGGG GTACCCTTTGGTGAAATCAGTTCAGTAAGAGATTGGCTAGGTATAGACGGTCCAGTCAATAGACCCCCACAAGAGATAAGAGAACGCCCTGTAGATGGTTTTAATTGTAAAAGGACAGAG GTGAGCGGTAAACGATTTTGGGGATTATTTAAAACACTATGTGGAACACCagataaattttttgaaacaaGTTTTGTATACAATTACATTAACCAACAATGGATGAAGAGTAACGGTTGTAATCTTACCCCTGGTGATTTTAAG GTATCAGAAATGGAACCTTTGTATAACATTTGTGATCCCATTTTTgtgaaaatgttaaaattgtaTGAAGTGGAAATTATAGTTGCAATAGGCAAGTTCTGTGAGACCAGAGCCCGGAAAGCAATCAAGAAATATTTGCTTTCAAATTCAATCAAG ATACTTTACTTATCGCATCCAAGTCCTAGGagtgtaaataataacaattgggAAGAAAAAGCCTTGGGAGAATTAAAAAGACatgatttaataaagtattttaattaa
- the LOC120632276 gene encoding trafficking protein particle complex subunit 6b yields MADDIVFDLLHSEIINYALEQTKTTNGSKEVDLSVVEYIGFAAGYKIMERLTREWPRFKDELDTMKFICTDFWTCIYKKQIDNLRTNHQGVYVLQDNAFRFLTNFSNGHQYLEYAPRYVAYTCGLIRGGLANLCINSIVTAEVQSMPSCKFHIHVQRT; encoded by the exons atggctGATGATATTGTATTTGATTTGTTACATTCCGAAATCATTAATTACGCTCTAGAACAAACTAAAACAACGAACGGTAGTAAG GAGGTAGATTTATCTGTTGTAGAATACATTGGTTTTGCAGCTGGCTACAAAATTATGGAAAGGTTAACACGGGAGTGGCCTAGATTCAAAGATGAATTAGACACTATGAAGTTCATATGCACAGATTTCTGGACTTGTATTTATAAGAAACAGATTGACAACCTAAGAACGAATCACCAAGGAGTTTACGTGTTACAAGACAATGCATTCAGATTCTTGACCAACTTTTCCAATGGCCACCAATATTTGGAATATGCACCAAGg TATGTAGCTTACACATGCGGATTGATCAGAGGAGGTCTGGCAAATCTTTGCATCAATAGTATTGTCACCGCTGAAGTTCAGTCAATGCCTTCTTGTAAATTTCATATACATGTCCAAAgaacttaa
- the LOC120632113 gene encoding elongation of very long chain fatty acids protein-like, with product MALILKGAVKLYFHLNEEIADHRTQNWPLMRTPWPGIALLVFYLMTVLNWLPKYMENRPACDLRKVIALYNALQIACCVYVLYQGLKLGWLSHYKLICNPLEYGPQADEYAWKVCYTYFLIKVVDLFDTVFFVLRKKQNQVSFLHVYHHFGMVAVAWGMVKWLPGGHTSFLVVVNSFVHIIMYMYYLLTTWDDSYKQSVWWKKHVTQIQILQFSILFIHFCVLAFAKECPFPREPAYILIPQNLFMVILFSDFYYRTYIKPNKTIKNK from the exons ATGGCACTTATACTGAAGGGAGCGGTGAAACTCTACTTCCATCTGAACGAAGAGATTGCCG ATCATAGGACACAAAACTGGCCATTGATGAGGACACCGTGGCCCGGAATCGCGTTACTGGTCTTTTATTTGATGACAGTACTCAATTGGCTCCCGAAATATATGGAGAATAGACCAGCCTGCGACCTGCGCAAAGTGATAGCTCTGTACAACGCATTGCAAATCGCCTGCTGCGTGTACGTACTTTATCAG gGTCTGAAGTTGGGAtggttgagtcactacaaactgattTGCAATCCATTGGAATATGGGCCGCAAGCTGACGAGTATGCATGGAAAGTTTGCTACACCTACTTCCTCATTAAAGTCGTGGATCTGTTCGATACa GTATTTTTTGTCCtgagaaaaaaacaaaaccaggTGTCATTTCTGCACGTGTATCACCATTTTGGGATGGTCGCTGTTGCCTGGGGAATGGTTAAGTGGTTGCCAG GGGGCCACACCTCGTTCTTGGTGGTCGTGAATTCATTCGTCCACATCATCATGTACATGTATTACTTGCTGACCACCTGGGACGATTCCTACAAGCAGTCGGTCTGGTGGAAGAAACACGTCACTCAAATACAAATT ttgcAGTTCTCAATACTTTTCATTCACTTCTGCGTGTTGGCGTTCGCAAAGGAGTGCCCCTTCCCGAGGGAGCCGGCCTACATCCTCATACCGCAGAACCTCTTCATGGTGATCCTATTCAGTGATTTCTACTATCGAACCTACATTAAGCCTAACAAAACTATAAAGAATAAATAG
- the LOC120632129 gene encoding HSPB1-associated protein 1: MDFTEDLVRNLSAKSSLPLVFRQFIKDWPVCEWDENKWTSVFGEKEIPFRCLKKSFVSDEPCWERRCVVNKMTFMAFLGILNTSQEWMYFDYKYLHQWFSSDSELCKTISWKQFGYPDKGASDTTLWVGSKGSHTPAHQDTYGYNIIAQVHGRKRWILFPPEAGGLKPTRVPYEESSVYSELNFYCPTDLDAFNGLTGGRMVELSAGDALLVPRGWWHYVQNIDPLNIALNVWLPHEKDNSTQISEALIKILIAQICKDLPQETARLLVNPNEDDISDTPLAVLFLQLETVVKTYLDKKRKSRRMKRQKTREDNTPEPDIEEFDLKSLVEKHDTKLKIVPSLNSSDLIDLIKGNIKEFVDNKIPDEDEVEAGSSSLCLTKAVIDSFSQSNVIDLVKQNLFAKLG; the protein is encoded by the exons ATGGATTTTACCGAAGATCTAGTTCGAAATTTAAGTGCGAAATCATCATTACCACTGGTGTTTCGACAATTTATTAAAGACTGGCCGGTTTGCGAATGGGATGAGAACAAGTGGACTTCAGTTTTCGGTGAAAAAGAAATACCTTTTCGGTGtttgaaaaaaagttttgtttccGACGAGCCCTGTTGGGAGAGACGATGTGTGGTGAATAAAATGACGTTCATGGCCTTTTTAGGCATTCTGAACACTAGCCAAGAGTGGATGTACTTTgattacaaatatctacatcAGTGGTTCAGCAGCGACAGTGAATTATGCAAG aCAATATCATGGAAGCAGTTTGGATACCCAGATAAAGGAGCTTCAGACACAACACTGTGGGTAGGAAGCAAAGGTTCTCACACGCCGGCACACCAGGATACCTACGGTTACAATATAATTGCACAAGTGCATGGCAG GAAAAGATGGATCCTCTTTCCACCTGAAGCTGGTGGTTTGAAACCCACAAGGGTGCCGTACGAGGAATCTAGTGTATATAGCGAACTGAATTTCTACTGCCCAACTGACTTGGATGCTTTCAATg GTTTGACAGGGGGTCGTATGGTAGAACTGTCGGCCGGAGATGCCCTGCTTGTACCACGTGGCTGGTGGCACTACGTGCAAAACATCGACCCGCTCAACATAGCCCTCAATGTTTGGCTGCCACAT GAAAAGGACAATTCAACACAAATATCGGAAGCACTAATTAAAATACTGATCGCTCAAATATGCAAGGACCTGCCACAGGAGACTGCGAGACTGTTGGTCAATCCAAATGAG GATGACATATCGGACACACCATTAGCTGTACTATTCCTACAACTAGAAACAGTAGTTAAGACTTATTTAGACAAGAAACGCAAAAGCCGAAGAATGAAACGTCAAAAGACACGAGAAGACAACACTCCAGAACCGGATATAGAGGAATTCGACCTGAAATCGTTGGTGGAAAAACAtgatactaaattaaaaatagttccTTCGTTAAATAGCAGTGAtctaattgatttaataaaggGCAATATCAAAGAGTTTGTCGATAACAAAATTCCGGATGAGGATGAAGTTGAGGCTGGATCTAGCAGTCTTTGTCTGACAAAGGCTGTGATAGACTCGTTCAGTCAGAGCAATGTTATCGATCTAGTTAAGCAAAACCTGTTTGCGAAACTCGGTTAA
- the LOC120632082 gene encoding single-strand selective monofunctional uracil DNA glycosylase isoform X3, with product MKFGSINCIKEEITMNVEVVSSFFSPDIPSLIKKESNDLYIEFLEITDELNEALLEFKLPPAVKCVYNPSIYARYTFEMYVRKYCNTKKKIMFFGMNPGPWGMSQTGVPFGEISSVRDWLGIDGPVNRPPQEIRERPVDGFNCKRTEVSGKRFWGLFKTLCGTPDKFFETSFVYNYINQQWMKSNGCNLTPGDFKILYLSHPSPRSVNNNNWEEKALGELKRHDLIKYFN from the exons ATGAAATTTGGAAGT ataaattgcataaaagaagaaataacaatGAACGTCGAAGTAGTCTCGTCGTTTTTCTCTCCCGATATACCCAGTTTGATCAAAAAAGAATCAAATGATTTGTATATAGAATTTCTTGAAATAACCGACGAACTAAATGAGGCTCTCCTTGAATTCAAATTACCGCCAGCAGTGAAATGTGTGTACAATCCGTCTATTTATGCGAGATATACTTTCGAAATGTATGTGAGAAAATATTGTAATACAAAGAAAAAGATAATGTTTTTCGGCATGAATCCCGGACCCTGGGGTATGTCACAGACTGGG GTACCCTTTGGTGAAATCAGTTCAGTAAGAGATTGGCTAGGTATAGACGGTCCAGTCAATAGACCCCCACAAGAGATAAGAGAACGCCCTGTAGATGGTTTTAATTGTAAAAGGACAGAG GTGAGCGGTAAACGATTTTGGGGATTATTTAAAACACTATGTGGAACACCagataaattttttgaaacaaGTTTTGTATACAATTACATTAACCAACAATGGATGAAGAGTAACGGTTGTAATCTTACCCCTGGTGATTTTAAG ATACTTTACTTATCGCATCCAAGTCCTAGGagtgtaaataataacaattgggAAGAAAAAGCCTTGGGAGAATTAAAAAGACatgatttaataaagtattttaattaa
- the LOC120631962 gene encoding protein HEXIM1, with protein MDVNKLAEIKDGDSNRSLILVEAPSIMEMPKHKLDRSVSVKKKRRRGKSKWKIAKPFLKVPWQDRRKLVNTKRNNRFRKLALSKTQAPFNNNQFLMEIHKPEPENNLYLFRTPSARTRDSSFSVDSEENYFYSLPEDEEEYLTKEFSSVYEDAQCERLSNMSKNELIQEYLLLEAKYDNLVKRNERCKLKELEDIKDITATDKDMCLAADADGMATDQDTSGTSVNSGSIDETSLDDAMQQLLEQEQQIRELKMANEKLLLENSHLRRNQGSSEDSESDSSSSSDSCSSSSCSSLKVEPAAENGISEVPSENHVQENGERNANSPKIEEPVVNGFHSPSE; from the coding sequence ATGGATGTAAATAAGTTAGCGGAGATTAAAGATGGCGACTCGAACCGCTCGCTAATCTTAGTCGAAGCGCCATCTATAATGGAAATGCCGAAACATAAATTGGACAGAAGTGTGAGTGTAAAGAAGAAGAGAAGGCGCGGGAAGTCAAAATGGAAAATTGCAAAACCCTTTCTTAAAGTGCCCTGGCAGGATAGGCGTAAACTCGTCAATACTAAACGAAATAATCGCTTTCGGAAACTAGCTTTGTCTAAGACCCAGGCTCCTTTTAATAACAATCAGTTTCTGATGGAAATTCATAAACCAGAACCAGAAAACAACTTGTATCTATTCCGAACACCTTCTGCTCGCACCCGCGACTCCAGTTTCAGTGTTGATTCAGAAGAAAACTATTTTTACTCTCTCCCCGAAGACGAAGAAGAATATTTAACAAAGGAATTTTCCAGCGTGTATGAGGATGCCCAATGTGAACGTTTGTCCAACATGTCCAAGAATGAGTTGATCCAAGAGTATCTTTTACTTGAAGCTAAATATGACAATCTTGTGAAAAGGAATGAACGTTGCAAACTGAAGGAACTGGAAGATATCAAAGATATAACTGCAACTGATAAGGATATGTGCCTAGCAGCAGATGCAGACGGTATGGCAACTGATCAAGACACATCCGGTACTTCTGTTAATTCAGGCTCAATTGATGAAACTTCACTGGATGATGCCATGCAACAATTATTGGAGCAAGAACAGCAAATCAGAGAGCTTAAAATGgctaatgaaaaattattacttgAAAACAGTCACTTAAGGCGTAATCAAGGGTCAAGTGAAGACTCTGAGAGTGATAGCTCGTCAAGTTCAGATAGTTGCAGCAGTTCCAGTTGCTCAAGTCTAAAAGTTGAGCCAGCTGCAGAAAATGGTATCAGTGAGGTTCCAAGTGAAAATCATGTGCAAGAGAACGGTGAGCGTAATGCAAACAGTCCCAAAATTGAGGAACCAGTAGTCAATGGGTTTCATAGCCCTTCTGAGTAA
- the LOC120632371 gene encoding tRNA-specific adenosine deaminase 2: MVEFMKRALELASEALSAQEVPVGCVFTINDTIVAESRNSVNHTRNPTRHAEMNCIDSVLEHCKKNGIDHASYFRNVVVYVTVEPCIMCAAALNILNVNEVVYGCANDRFGGYTVLDVRKFYEPNYLLTGNLCADEAMALLKQFYKGANPNAPETKAKKKPS, translated from the coding sequence ATGGTCGAATTCATGAAAAGAGCCTTGGAGCTGGCATCCGAAGCACTGTCAGCTCAGGAAGTGCCAGTTGGGTGCGTTTTTACTATTAATGATACTATTGTGGCAGAGTCAAGAAACAGTGTTAATCATACCCGTAATCCAACCAGGCATGCAGAAATGAACTGTATAGATTCTGTATTGGAGcactgtaaaaaaaatggtattgaCCATGCAAGCTATTTCAGAAACGTTGTTGTTTATGTCACTGTTGAGCCCTGCATCATGTGTGCAGCTGCACTGAACATTTTGAACGTAAATGAAGTTGTCTATGGATGTGCTAATGACAGGTTTGGTGGTTACACTGTGTTGGACGTAAGGAAATTTTATGAACCTAACTATTTGCTCACTGGAAATTTGTGTGCAGATGAGGCAATGGCTCTTTTGAAGCAATTTTATAAAGGTGCCAATCCCAACGCACCTGAAACAAAAGCAAAGAAAAAGCCCTCATAA